GTTTTTCTTTGCTCAGGGCCTGATCCAGCTTCCACTGGAGAAGGTGAgaatttttccattgactttagTGGAAACTGGATCAGATCCAGAGGGTAACACTTCCGTTCATTGTTATTCTGGGGTGGGAAAGAGGCAGCCGATCTAATAACCTTATGCACCATgcttctttctcatttaatgTGTTTCAGATGACGGGTGCTGTATTTACTCTGATGCATTTTTGCTGGCTGCTTGTAAAATACTTGGTGCATTGATAAAGAGTCAAAGTCCAGTTCCTGTTACTGGATTTACAGTGGAAAATgacaaattgttttctttgaacCTCCCTTGATTTTCAGTCAGCAGAAATAAAGGCATTAGGATCATCTCTGATGTTGTTTACATTGCTATAAACCTATATTTTCTCCCCCGTCTTCAGTAGAATTTATCTGGATTTACAGTGATGTGAACAAGCGTGGCATCCACACTGTAGCAACAAGGTAGTTTCCAATTAGTGGGATATAGGTTCTGTGAGCACCAGTGACTAACCAAGCTCAATCAGTTTTCTTACTTCCTCTTCTCATATGAAGACAGATCTATCTGGCATATTGAAGCAAGGAGATCTCTAAAGTTAATGATCCATGACAATATCTGCCCTCAATTTCTCACAGCATctgaaaattatctttatttagGAATTAAGGGTGTAAAATTAGGTTTTTAACTTGCAGAATTTTTCAGTGGGACAGGACTCTGAAAAATATGCTTGTCCTTCCAAGCTGAAAAATTAGCAGGtagggattattttttccctgttgaagCTTAAATTTTCCTACCagtaaaactagaaaaaattctgttgaggatttttttttttttttgatgttttccaAGTAAAGAGAATACAGGAGAAACTCTAGTCAGATCTGTCAGATACCGAGTTCCTCATCACATTACATACACTCTTTCCTTTTAACAATTGCCTTGGTATTGAACCTCTGAAGTTATTATTGCTTGAAGCAAAGTTAGGGTTTAGTTCTGTGAGGTGATGATATTTCCTGTGAGATAAATACTCTGGCCTCATGTTGAAAGTTGAGATGGTTCTCAAAACCTTTGTTTATGGCCTCCCCTGCAGAATTATACCTACACACTCCAGCATGGCTTTCACAGTCACTGCTAGTCCAGTGCTTGGCCTCATGACTAGTCCAGTGCTTGGCCTCATGAACAACCTGTCCCATTCTCTGGTGGTTTTATGATGTGTAACACTCTCTGTAAGACGTTAGGGGAGACCATCCAATTTGCTGCCTCTGATGACCTATTGCAGTTTTGATGTTGGTTCTCCAGTAGCAAAAACTCTATGAAGGCATCCTGCAACCTTGGTTTTGAGTGCTCTGATCTCATTCTCATTTGCAATGCTGAACACGCTACAACAGTGAAAGCCGTACTGTAAAAAGCTAAGACCACTACAGCTGTAATGCTTTTTGAATGGCTGGCATTTTTCAGCCCTGACTGTGTGTTAAGATCTAGCTAGACACAGATAACATGTGCAGTCCAATCTTAATTCTGTTGATATCCATGACAAGACTCTCATTTACTTTTATGGGAGTAGGATCTCATCCAGGGCATTATACAGCTAATGTATAATAGACTATCTCTTCAAGTAGTGTAATTATTACTGTTCCCAGCGGAGCTACATGACAATACAAAGAAGAGTTTGAGGTATATATATGCTATTACATTTGTCTGTCCTAAGTGACAACTCACCTGTATAATTGGAgaacttcattttaattatggACTACCTGGATTTAAGTCACCATACTGGTCAAAAAGATATATTATTTCATGTCCCTGTGAAAGCTACTGGGTTTGTTGAGCAGTTCTAcacatttttccctctgtgaaAAATGGAGAATGGATTGCTGAGGAGAACAGCTTCATACGGGTGTGCGGCTTTGATATCCATGCCAAGATATCTTTCTTTACTACAATTTGCAAGCCAAGGGCTCTTTTAATGTTAAGACACCACCGGatttatttctactttaaaaacagacagaGAGGAATGATGCAGCAATGCAAACAGAAGATAATTGATTcgtgtgaggaggaagaggctgaTCACAATAAATAGTAAATTCTGAAGAAATCATCTTTTATGTATTATATTAATGATCAGTTTAGATTGGTTCTTGGCTTCGGTAAGTTTCTACtacaaatattttagatttttttcatattttttctacGACGAACTGGCAGCATTAGAAACAGTTGCAAAACAAATGTGCTTCAAAAACATAAACGAAAGTTGCTGGATTATTTAGCAGTCATTCTGCAATGCTAACAGAGGGAAAATGGTCATTTCACTGGCAACAACAGGCATAATAcacagaaattgtattttatggCTGCTTGATGCCTGAAACATTGACATCATCTGCAGGCTACAACATGCACTTTGGTCCATTTTGTTTTCGTGGTGAGGAGTCAACACTGCATCCAAATAATTGTGAATGTATAGATTGGGGAATATAAATATGTACACAACTCTTGACATTGATCTGATTTTTAACAAGTTTACTAAATGACAGTCACTGGCTTGACAATactgaatgaaaaatactgattttacaCAGATTTTACAGTAAGGTTACTGTATGCTGCCGACAAGCAGTGTCACAAACatagtctaaaaaaaaaacccggaGTTGCCCACAGCAGAGGCACACACCCTTTGCTCTTGTTTATTGAGAGAGAAAGCTTATATACTGTAGATTTGCTGAAGTTTAATAAATAAGGTCAACttataatatataaaacaatatAAACATTTATATGCTACATGCATATCATATAatttaaagtaataatttatATAGCAAAGAGATGCAGATTTAtgttcttcctattttccttGACAATGCACACACGCAGGAGGTGTCTATTCTTATCCATCTCCAGCCTACcagtttattattttctgaagttagTGCTCTAACATAAGTTTGGGATGTCTTGCATTGGGAGTTCCAGTGCTTGTCATCAATGCCACGGCAGCCATTTTTTACAGGCTTGGCTTCTTTACACCTTGTTTCATAAAAGTATTGCTTAACTGGAGAGTTGCCTGTTTTAATTTCTCCCAGCACAGTTACCTGGTGTCCTCTAATGTCGATTGCAGATGATTTGTCCGTGACCCATAAACTTTCACTGTCACAAACGGAATATTCCCCTCGGTGGCTCTTGTGCTCTGCGTACCTTTTCCGCCGGGAGGTTCTGTTCACCACCACCGAATTTCCAATATAATCCTCCATGAGGTACAGTGGTGGCGGTTCCAGCGGCGTGTTGCCACTCAAGAGGACTCGGGGAGAGTTGTAGCGTCTCTGCTGCCTTAAGAGGTCTGTATCCATTGAGATAACTGGCTGGAAGTCtgatttcacattttcatcTCCTTCCATGTCTTGCTGAGTGTCTGCTTTCTGCACTGTGTTTTGATAGTTTTCCTTAATATCTACCATCTGCTTAGAAagcttgtttttcaaaatgtctgCCTGAATGAGTTTAATAATAAGAGAATTTATTGAATCTTCTGGCAAACTCCTTTGATCCATGTTGGTAGACTGGATGCCACGAAGATAAGCGAGAAATATCACATAAAACAAGATGGACATCACCTTGTTCACCTGTAAGAtctgcaaagaaacagaaagtcaacataaaaataaataaggaaatttACTAGATACTGTAGacatgaaaattcagatttgtttttaacGTCTTACATCTTCTGCACGTTATAGATACAGATAGgttatgtgtttcttttaagataatttttcactatattttataatgaatgcaacagttttctgactttttttccagtgtttcatcTATATTTCATGCACTTTTCAGGATGACCtcgcttttcctttttccatgtATAGTAGCAGATACATGAGTTAGATCCTTTCTCTACAGAGGTAGGTCACTAGTCTTGGGATAGTATGTCCAGGTCTTGGCAGCAGAGAGAGGCCGAATTACTTTCACAGAATCTATTCTACAGAGTGGTTTAGTTTCAAAATTGCAAGATCATGCAGAGTAGCAGATTATCTAATGGTGTAAAATGAAGAAGTTCTGACTTTGCTAAGTGTTGTCAATTTTTGTGTGTTGACATCTCATGTATCCCTCAAATTCCTATTCATCGAACGGCTTGTGTTTAACTTTACCCTACGAGCATCATCATATATGGGGaaataaatactgtgtttcaatagctctttctctctctctggtgCTGTAAGGGAAAGTATTCTTGAAGGAAAAGGATGCAGCCAAGTAGCAAAGTGAGGTTTCTTATATTTTGaacttcagaaagcagcatttagACTTCTGTAATACAAGTGAGAAGTTCAGATGGATGCACAGACCATTTCGTACTGATTGTTTTCAGGGTTGGGGCCTggggtgatttttttgtgttgtttttaatgaagttcCTTCATTAGATTTATATGAAGTGAATCAAAACTGATTGTATTAGAAATATTCAAGGACAGATGGAGGACCTCCCCCTGCAAAACTGAAGAATCTTCTTCCAAAAGATCAGCATGAACTCAAGATCAAGATTTTGAAAACTGGACCTAAAAGTGTGCTTCTTCTCTGTACTGTACTTTGCTACGAACTGCTCTATATGGATTCTTGTACTGTCCTTGTAATTCTAGCTTATGAGTATCTTCTAGAAGTTAATTTGTCATTTCTGGCTAAATGTTCCTGTCATCCTGTTTGTGTAGTTGAGAACTGTGAACATTCATCTaaggaggtgatttttttccttgtgcgTACTTgcatattttgtatttgcatttatatttgaATGAAATTAGTTTTCAATGTAAAATACTAAATCATGGAAGCAAACCATCACTTCAAAGCAcacatattttaatgaaattattgcGTAAGTGGATTGAAGGAGACAATATTAAACTCATGTTAGAGCAATCTCATACCACATGGGAAACCCTGCTTCAGGTGACTCAAAGCAGCCTTAAACTCATGTACTGCAAACACGTCCACTGCGTGTCAGACCACTAGCACTCTGGAATGAAGGTACAGAGTTACAGAACACAGAACGGATGGAGTTGGAAGGATTCCTAGGAGATAATCTAGTCCAATTCCATTGCTCAACGtagggtcagctagagcagcTTGCACAGGGCTGTGCCCAGTCAGGTTTTGACTGTCTCCATGGATGGACACTCCATAACGCCTCTAGacaacctgtcccagtgtttgaccattctcacagtaaaaaaacaaagcaaaacaacaaaaaccccaactcaTGTTTCAGTATCATTTCCTGCATCTCAATTtatgcccattgcctcttgttctTTCTTGCAACACCcctgagaagagcctggctctatCTTTTTTActccctcccatcaggtatttctTCTTTGATGAGATACccctgagccttttcttctccaggctgagcagccccagctttcccagcctctcctcatatgacagatgccccagtcccttaatcatctttgtggacTTTTTCTTGTATGTCCATGTCtgtcctgtactggggaccccagaagTGGACACAGCGcaccagatgtggcctcaccagtgctgggTTGAAGGGAAGGATCctctccctcaacctgctggtgaCATTCCGGGTACTTTGtgtttttcccagaagaaactACGAAGAAATCAAACCTCTTAAACAGAAAGTTTTCCACTTCTTCAAATCGCCATTGTCTGTTTAAGAAGGCAAACCATTTTCTATTtaagaaggcaaagaaaaaaaaaaagaaaaaagttttacagaAGAATCCTCTATCCACTTTAAGCAAAACTCCTTTCAACGACAGTGAGTCCCCACTTCATAGTTTGGAACTGCAGCAAAATCAGAGCTACCCTCTGTGGATGTGTGATCTGTCCTTTTATGGacaagaaatgtgttttctccatTCTCAGTTTGTCACAGTATGAGTTCACCTAAATCTAGACTGTTGCTTGCAGCAATGttatgctttggaaaaaaaagaaatctcagatTTTCAGTTACCATACAATTACTGTCATACCTAAATAAATACTAACTTAATGTAGATAGATCTCATAGGCCAGACTGTTCTGTATAAAAAGACCTTTTCCTGTGCAATTTGGCCTTCCCTCAGTAAATTATGtgctttgaaaaacagtaaaaatattataaaacagATGCCATTCAGCAAATTTCTTACAACACTCAGAAGGGCTAACCCACATGCGGTATGACACACAAGTCCATAGGATGGTGAGCAAAGCTCTGACAACGCTCAGCTCAAAAGCTGAAAGCATTATTCATGCCAACATGCAGCTGCATGTAATCACTAGTCTGCTTAGTTTCAAAACTAAGTGGCACTAGCAAAATACACAAGTTGGAGCAGGTGATGAGGTGGGAAAAGTAAGACTGGAGTTCCTGCAGACTCTCTTTAATATCATGCTGCACACAAAAATGAAGGGCTAGGCACCTCAGAATGAGAGCCATtcaaataaactatttttcttctccatggaTGAACCCcgttaatggaaaaaaatgtttaagagtATTTTAACCTAAAGTAAAATATCTTGTGAATTTGATGGAAAGGCTGTTAAACTACTCTCAAATTTGACTTGTAGTTTGATTTGTACTTGGGAAATTATTTGCTGCAAagctaaaaatgtttcagaactaatctttacatttttctgggatttttggCATGcaaaatttggaaagaaaatacaaacacttTGATGCGATTACAGTTTTCAAGGAGTTCCTCCAAAGCAGTTCACGTAGGAGGTTCATAAGTTGTGTGTTCAGAAATTCCAGTCCATGACTTGAACTTGTCAGGCTGCCCGTGAAGTCCAGCACCTCAGAATATGCCTAAGGCACTATTCTAGCTAGGAGAAATGGACATCACTAGGATACTGCAGCTGGTTGATGGCCTTGCCTCTATTTTGAGTATAAGAAAACCTAAAAGTATATTGGTTTGCAGGGCTGGGCAATATTGTTTTTGATAAATGGCTCTTTGgccaaaatgtttttgtgtcTGTCTAAATTAAGGATAATTTGCAATTTGTACTTtttacttacctttttttttttttgttgttgttgttaaaccaatacaaaggaaagaaaaatgtaaaataatgaaatgtttatgttttcatattttcaaagcaaatcatTCTGATGTTGCTGGACATGCTTCAAAAGTTACACAATGTAattcacaaaacagaaaaagtgctTACTCAATATAGCGAGTATCTAGTGAGTAAGTTATCTATAGAGGAAACTTACACGCAGAGGCAGATTTCAACAGAGGTATCATGTCTAAAACACTGACCTAACTTCCAGGCTCTTGGGGCACAGGTTTGTATGGACCTTAGCAGAAGCTACTCCAGTACAAGTACCAGTAGCTCATTCTTTAGCCTTTTGGATAATGGTATAAAAATTCCCCAAGAATTTAGTCGTTGAcataaacttttctgttttctcattaaaaattcttaaaattaaaatggttcATTTCGGGTAGAAAGACAGATTTTGTTCAAGCCAAACTTTTTCTAGTTAGCTGCATATT
This sequence is a window from Balearica regulorum gibbericeps isolate bBalReg1 chromosome 1, bBalReg1.pri, whole genome shotgun sequence. Protein-coding genes within it:
- the NTF3 gene encoding neurotrophin-3; amino-acid sequence: MVTPTTILQVNKVMSILFYVIFLAYLRGIQSTNMDQRSLPEDSINSLIIKLIQADILKNKLSKQMVDIKENYQNTVQKADTQQDMEGDENVKSDFQPVISMDTDLLRQQRRYNSPRVLLSGNTPLEPPPLYLMEDYIGNSVVVNRTSRRKRYAEHKSHRGEYSVCDSESLWVTDKSSAIDIRGHQVTVLGEIKTGNSPVKQYFYETRCKEAKPVKNGCRGIDDKHWNSQCKTSQTYVRALTSENNKLVGWRWIRIDTSCVCALSRKIGRT